One Saprospiraceae bacterium genomic region harbors:
- the mreC gene encoding rod shape-determining protein MreC has translation MWKFAKVIVQNGSLVLFVILQSICLIWIVRYNQPQRKIYLHSYQLLATSFQAKVNSTIDYFSLKSRYDSLAHENANLLVKLANNAIKNNNDEDTLSRSGKSSPEFHIIAARVINNSLDKRNNTITLDKGGKHGITPGMGVITTKGIVGIVSDTSSNYSLVLSVLHEGTSISSRLKRCGFFGPLVWEGRDPSMMQLQAIQKYADVRLGDTVVTSGYSVIFPKNMLIGTVALYRIDQGSFTYEIDVKLSQPMTNIDQVYVIVNENKQEKLDLEQKISRYE, from the coding sequence TTATCCTGCAAAGCATCTGCCTCATCTGGATAGTCAGATACAATCAGCCTCAGCGAAAAATTTATTTACATTCCTACCAGTTGTTAGCCACATCCTTCCAGGCCAAAGTAAATTCCACGATCGACTATTTTTCTTTGAAAAGCCGTTATGACAGTCTGGCCCATGAAAATGCAAACCTCCTTGTTAAGCTTGCTAACAACGCAATAAAAAATAACAATGATGAGGACACACTAAGCCGATCCGGAAAGTCATCGCCCGAATTTCATATCATTGCTGCAAGAGTAATCAACAATTCACTTGATAAAAGAAACAACACCATCACTTTAGATAAGGGAGGTAAACACGGAATCACTCCTGGCATGGGGGTTATCACCACCAAAGGAATTGTAGGCATTGTATCCGATACCAGTTCTAATTACAGTTTGGTATTGTCTGTCTTACACGAAGGAACCAGCATCAGTTCAAGGTTAAAACGTTGTGGCTTTTTTGGACCTTTGGTATGGGAAGGTCGCGATCCTTCGATGATGCAATTACAGGCCATCCAAAAATATGCAGACGTGCGTCTGGGAGATACCGTGGTGACCAGTGGTTATTCTGTCATCTTTCCAAAAAATATGCTCATCGGAACCGTAGCATTATATCGCATCGATCAGGGCTCTTTCACTTACGAGATCGATGTAAAACTCAGTCAACCCATGACCAATATCGACCAGGTCTATGTGATTGTCAATGAAAACAAACAGGAAAAATTGGATCTCGAACAAAAAATAAGCAGGTATGAATAA